A region of Nostoc sp. 'Peltigera membranacea cyanobiont' N6 DNA encodes the following proteins:
- the ppk1 gene encoding polyphosphate kinase 1, whose amino-acid sequence MAKSKKSATPINLSDPQYYLNRELSWLEFNGRVLHEACDDRTPLLERLKFLAIFNSNLDEFFMVRVAGLKQQVEAKVSLLTPDGRTPQQQLDDIRSTLIPHVKKEHQHFEEILRPLLANHGIHILDYIDLNQKQRTHLNNYFEEHIFPVLTPLAVDPSHPFPFISNLSLNLAVVVKNPDTEEEFFARVKVPSVLPRFLPIPPELGEQNNDKPTHWTGVSLEQAIAHNLESLFPGMNIQEYHPFRITRDNDLVLEEDEADDLLLAIEQELRKRRLGGSPVRLEIQSQTPEIVRSRLLHDLELTESDLYEVDGLLGLRDLMSFMALPLPELKDPPRQSVVPLRLQRLREPSLDPDALETDEGKDFFAVIREKDLLVHHPYQSFSATVVRFITHAAYDSDVLAIKMTLYRTSGDSPIVNALIAAAENGKQVSVLVELKARFDEENNIYWAKRLERVGVHVVYGLVGLKTHSKTVMVVRREKDRIRRYVHIGTGNYNPKTARLYTDLGLFSCREELGADITDLFNFLTGYSRQKSYRELLVAPVNMRDRFLALIHREIENVQNGFSGRIVAKMNSLVDPEIIATLYEASRAGVQIDLIIRGVCCLRPGLKDISENIRIISIVGRFLEHSRIYYFHNNTQEEIFIGSADWMRRNLDRRVEVIAPVKDPDIAKDLQEIMGIMLADNRQAWELQADGSYIQRRPYDDSPEANSQKILMNMVLRSTGLASNLID is encoded by the coding sequence ATGGCAAAATCTAAGAAAAGCGCTACCCCCATCAATCTCAGCGATCCACAATATTATCTTAACCGAGAGTTAAGCTGGTTAGAATTTAATGGCAGGGTGTTACATGAAGCCTGTGACGATCGCACGCCGCTTCTCGAACGCCTCAAGTTTTTAGCAATCTTCAACTCTAATTTAGATGAATTTTTCATGGTGCGGGTTGCTGGTTTAAAACAACAAGTAGAGGCGAAAGTCAGCCTATTAACTCCCGATGGTCGGACACCACAACAACAGCTAGACGATATTAGGTCTACCCTGATTCCTCATGTAAAGAAAGAGCATCAACATTTTGAGGAAATACTTCGTCCATTATTAGCAAATCATGGCATCCATATTCTGGATTACATAGATTTGAATCAAAAACAGCGCACTCATCTAAATAACTATTTTGAGGAACATATATTTCCAGTTTTGACCCCTTTGGCTGTTGATCCTAGTCATCCGTTTCCTTTTATTTCTAATCTCAGTCTGAATCTTGCTGTGGTAGTTAAAAACCCAGACACTGAAGAAGAATTCTTTGCCAGAGTTAAAGTCCCTAGCGTATTACCACGATTTTTACCGATTCCGCCTGAATTGGGAGAGCAAAATAATGACAAACCTACCCACTGGACTGGAGTATCTTTAGAACAAGCGATCGCTCATAACTTGGAATCTCTATTTCCAGGGATGAACATTCAAGAATATCATCCGTTCCGCATTACCCGTGATAACGATTTGGTATTAGAAGAAGATGAAGCAGATGATTTGCTATTAGCGATTGAACAGGAATTGCGAAAACGCCGATTGGGTGGAAGTCCAGTCAGGCTAGAAATTCAATCCCAGACTCCTGAAATAGTGCGATCGCGATTATTGCACGATTTGGAATTAACAGAAAGCGATCTCTACGAAGTAGACGGTCTGTTGGGATTGCGAGATTTGATGTCTTTTATGGCCTTGCCATTGCCGGAACTCAAAGATCCACCACGCCAATCTGTTGTACCATTACGCCTGCAAAGGCTGAGGGAACCAAGTTTAGATCCAGATGCACTGGAGACAGACGAAGGAAAAGACTTTTTTGCTGTGATTCGAGAAAAGGATTTACTAGTACACCATCCCTATCAATCTTTTTCGGCAACAGTAGTGCGCTTTATTACCCATGCCGCCTACGACTCGGATGTGTTAGCTATCAAGATGACACTTTATCGGACTTCTGGCGACTCACCCATAGTCAACGCCTTAATTGCTGCCGCCGAAAATGGCAAGCAGGTATCCGTGTTGGTGGAATTAAAGGCGCGATTTGATGAGGAAAATAATATTTACTGGGCAAAACGACTAGAAAGAGTTGGAGTTCATGTAGTCTATGGTTTAGTGGGACTGAAAACCCACAGTAAAACCGTCATGGTGGTACGGCGCGAAAAAGACCGGATACGTCGCTACGTGCATATTGGCACTGGTAACTATAACCCCAAAACAGCACGATTGTATACAGATTTGGGATTATTTAGTTGCCGTGAAGAATTAGGTGCTGACATCACGGATCTATTTAATTTCTTGACAGGATACTCCCGACAAAAGTCTTATCGAGAGTTGCTGGTTGCACCAGTGAATATGCGCGATCGCTTTTTAGCACTAATTCATCGAGAAATTGAAAATGTCCAAAATGGGTTTTCTGGACGCATTGTTGCCAAAATGAATTCCCTAGTCGATCCAGAAATTATCGCCACTTTATATGAAGCTTCCCGCGCCGGAGTGCAAATCGACTTAATTATTAGGGGCGTTTGTTGTTTGCGTCCAGGACTCAAAGATATTAGTGAAAATATTCGCATCATTAGCATCGTCGGTCGCTTTTTAGAACACTCTCGGATTTATTATTTCCATAACAATACACAGGAGGAAATCTTTATTGGTAGTGCCGACTGGATGCGCCGCAACCTAGATCGCCGAGTAGAAGTAATCGCCCCAGTGAAAGACCCTGACATTGCGAAAGATTTACAAGAAATTATGGGAATTATGCTTGCAGATAATCGCCAAGCTTGGGAATTACAAGCCGATGGCAGCTACATTCAACGCCGTCCTTATGATGATTCTCCAGAAGCTAATTCACAAAAAATTCTCATGAATATGGTATTACGGTCAACTGGCCTAGCCTCAAACCTGATTGATTAA
- a CDS encoding response regulator gives MLMLSRELSTLRVLVVDDHELTRLTLQLVFSCQENIQVVGLASNGEEAIEMVKRCHPDVIVLDLQMPVMDGWSASSQIKAISPNTQILAYSSVEDVNFQGKKAMSSFDDVCKKDVPTSELIALVRQLGQRAADGSVAG, from the coding sequence ATGTTAATGTTATCCCGTGAGCTTTCTACCTTGCGTGTTCTAGTAGTTGATGACCACGAGCTGACTCGTTTAACCTTACAATTAGTTTTTTCTTGCCAGGAAAATATTCAAGTAGTAGGTTTAGCCAGTAATGGTGAAGAAGCTATAGAAATGGTTAAACGCTGCCATCCTGACGTGATTGTTCTAGATTTACAGATGCCGGTCATGGATGGCTGGAGTGCGTCTAGTCAGATTAAAGCTATATCTCCGAACACCCAGATCCTTGCTTATTCCTCAGTGGAAGATGTAAATTTTCAGGGGAAGAAGGCAATGTCTAGCTTTGATGATGTTTGCAAGAAAGATGTACCAACAAGCGAACTCATTGCCTTAGTTAGGCAGTTAGGTCAGCGTGCAGCAGATGGTTCGGTCGCAGGATAA
- a CDS encoding DUF2854 domain-containing protein produces the protein MLRKISLGTLGLTIGGILTIIGFVAYAGNNATLNLVGFFYGIPLLLGGLALKANELKPVPFTQTTSPSALILRQQQATDTQNKIRKDITRYCYGQDAHLDTTLSFLGLSPTDQERPTVTGLQEKEINGNYALILEFDSPLISIDEWQKKQEKMTKYFGPGLEIQITQPSENTIELALINTPKESLVSSQ, from the coding sequence ATGCTACGCAAAATCTCTTTGGGAACACTCGGTTTAACTATCGGCGGTATATTAACCATCATTGGCTTTGTCGCCTATGCCGGTAATAATGCCACACTCAATCTTGTCGGATTTTTTTACGGGATTCCTCTATTGTTGGGAGGGCTGGCACTAAAAGCTAATGAACTCAAGCCAGTTCCTTTTACCCAAACTACATCACCGTCAGCATTGATATTGCGCCAACAGCAAGCAACTGATACTCAAAATAAAATTCGCAAAGATATCACCCGATATTGTTACGGTCAAGATGCTCATTTAGATACAACACTTTCTTTTCTAGGTTTGAGTCCCACAGACCAGGAACGACCAACTGTCACAGGGTTACAAGAAAAAGAAATCAATGGTAACTATGCCCTAATTTTAGAATTTGATTCACCGCTAATATCAATTGATGAGTGGCAAAAAAAGCAGGAAAAAATGACCAAATATTTTGGCCCTGGATTGGAAATTCAAATAACGCAGCCATCAGAAAATACTATTGAGCTAGCGCTGATCAATACTCCAAAAGAGTCGCTAGTAAGTAGTCAATAG
- a CDS encoding Npun_F0813 family protein yields the protein MFILKRQDVEISSIQHPKKDQQVPILNYQGQTFRLISVFKASQEEEARALWRELTDNRGKACVLLEEPERFSVWGKIRLEQLDGDTGGHGKTAILIQASILLLQGVSIDIEEFLGARQASLFEKDIAEVLKQKQFPQVSSLEAVKYLVSTNPLPTAKIPDWQENHVVILLQELHRLGKAYFGNANFTKQVIYKLEDMPEAERSLFITWLNQSPLGKLWQ from the coding sequence ATGTTTATTCTCAAACGGCAGGATGTTGAAATATCAAGCATTCAGCACCCAAAAAAGGATCAGCAGGTGCCGATCCTTAATTATCAAGGGCAAACTTTTCGCTTGATTAGTGTTTTTAAAGCTAGTCAAGAAGAAGAAGCTAGAGCCTTATGGAGAGAATTAACGGATAACCGGGGTAAAGCCTGTGTTTTGCTGGAGGAACCGGAACGTTTTAGCGTCTGGGGTAAAATCCGTTTAGAGCAGCTGGATGGTGACACAGGTGGTCATGGCAAAACGGCGATTTTAATCCAAGCCAGTATTTTGCTGTTGCAGGGTGTTTCTATCGACATTGAAGAGTTTTTAGGTGCTAGGCAAGCTTCATTATTTGAAAAAGATATTGCGGAGGTCTTAAAGCAGAAGCAATTTCCTCAAGTATCTTCTCTAGAAGCAGTTAAATATTTGGTATCGACTAATCCTTTGCCGACAGCCAAAATACCTGATTGGCAAGAAAATCATGTAGTTATCTTGTTACAAGAACTGCATCGATTAGGAAAGGCGTATTTTGGCAATGCTAATTTTACCAAACAAGTGATTTATAAGCTAGAAGATATGCCAGAAGCCGAGCGATCGCTGTTTATCACTTGGCTAAATCAATCGCCACTGGGTAAACTGTGGCAGTAG
- a CDS encoding transposase, with product MRKLTDSDKQEILKLYRETAETTSTLAERYGVSNSTISRLLKSTLPEDEYEYLVSLKRAARTPEGRAQVSYEQLPLLTQPEPEPEIEVPPIESPPLEIPKVEPLPRRIIHVEQELFSEETAESLAARRVRRRPSAAEKPKLRVTEKLETPEQKPPEIVSISIPPLKNEHPAAAIIAHMLGDDLLDESEDLDDLEDDDLEDDDFEEEDFDDDDLDDERPLVTKRRPGEASVQVLPLSIANLPKTCYLVIDRSSELITRPLKDFGDLGQIPSLETQQRTLPVFDNHRVAKRFSTKRDRVIKVPDSKMLHKARTHLQAKGITRLLIDGQVYSLSTV from the coding sequence GTGAGAAAACTAACAGACTCTGACAAGCAAGAAATTCTTAAGTTATATCGAGAGACTGCCGAAACAACCTCAACTTTGGCAGAACGCTATGGTGTGAGTAACTCGACAATTAGTCGCCTGCTCAAAAGCACTTTGCCAGAGGATGAGTATGAATACTTAGTCTCCTTAAAGCGGGCTGCGAGAACTCCTGAAGGGAGGGCGCAGGTAAGCTACGAGCAGTTACCTCTACTGACTCAACCGGAGCCGGAGCCGGAGATAGAAGTTCCACCCATCGAAAGCCCACCCTTAGAAATACCAAAGGTTGAGCCATTACCACGTCGCATAATTCATGTAGAGCAGGAACTTTTCTCAGAGGAAACGGCAGAGTCTCTCGCTGCTAGACGGGTGCGCCGTCGCCCCTCGGCGGCGGAAAAACCGAAGCTCAGAGTCACAGAGAAATTAGAAACTCCAGAGCAAAAGCCGCCGGAAATAGTCAGCATCTCTATCCCACCGCTAAAGAATGAACATCCAGCAGCGGCTATCATCGCGCACATGCTGGGCGATGATTTGCTAGACGAATCAGAAGATTTAGACGATTTAGAAGATGATGATTTAGAAGATGACGACTTTGAGGAAGAAGACTTCGATGATGATGACCTGGATGATGAAAGGCCGTTAGTTACAAAAAGAAGACCAGGTGAAGCATCGGTTCAAGTTTTACCTCTGTCGATAGCCAATTTGCCGAAAACTTGCTATTTGGTAATTGACCGTTCCTCGGAATTAATTACCCGACCCCTCAAGGACTTTGGTGATTTAGGGCAAATTCCCAGTCTGGAAACCCAGCAGAGAACTCTGCCGGTGTTTGATAATCATCGCGTCGCCAAGCGTTTTTCTACCAAGCGCGATCGCGTGATTAAAGTTCCTGATAGTAAAATGCTTCATAAGGCTCGGACTCATCTCCAAGCTAAGGGCATTACACGACTGTTGATTGATGGTCAGGTCTATTCCTTGTCTACGGTTTAA
- a CDS encoding ADP-ribosylglycohydrolase family protein codes for MLTDAKTLSGLMGLCVGDALGVPVEFTSRAERVKSPVISMLGYGTWDVPAGTWSDDSSLTFCLAECLCDGFSLDAIADSFWRWYHESYWTAQGEVFDIGNTTFLAIVNWKQGTPPLEAGGSSENSNGNGSLMRILPMAYCHKSLTLDELIARVHQVSCITHAHPRSQMACGIYISIAVALLEGANPQTAYLQALQDIQTIYSVREFLLEKPHFGRIFSGEIAKLPVEEINSGGYVIDTLESSLWCLLNSSSYSEAVLKAVNLGGDTDTTAAVTGGLAGIYYGVENIPQKWMNQIARRQDIIYLAERFTRAVYS; via the coding sequence ATGCTAACCGATGCAAAAACGTTGTCTGGTTTGATGGGTTTATGTGTTGGTGATGCGTTGGGTGTGCCAGTAGAATTCACCAGCCGCGCCGAACGAGTAAAATCTCCAGTCATATCAATGCTGGGTTATGGAACTTGGGATGTTCCTGCTGGTACGTGGTCAGATGACAGTTCGTTGACCTTTTGTTTGGCAGAATGTCTTTGTGACGGATTTTCACTAGATGCGATTGCTGATTCCTTCTGGCGCTGGTATCACGAAAGTTACTGGACTGCTCAAGGCGAAGTATTTGATATCGGTAACACCACATTTTTAGCAATTGTCAACTGGAAACAAGGGACTCCACCCTTGGAAGCCGGTGGTAGTAGTGAAAATAGCAATGGCAATGGTTCTTTAATGAGAATCTTGCCGATGGCTTATTGTCACAAAAGTTTAACTCTGGATGAATTGATTGCGCGGGTGCATCAAGTTTCTTGCATTACTCATGCTCATCCGCGATCGCAAATGGCCTGTGGCATTTATATTAGTATTGCAGTGGCGCTCTTAGAAGGTGCTAACCCCCAAACAGCTTATCTACAAGCATTACAAGATATCCAAACAATATATTCTGTTCGAGAATTTTTGTTAGAAAAGCCGCATTTTGGTAGAATTTTCAGTGGTGAGATTGCCAAGTTACCAGTTGAAGAGATTAATTCTGGTGGCTATGTGATTGATACCTTGGAATCGTCCCTATGGTGTTTATTAAATAGCTCGTCTTATTCGGAAGCAGTGCTGAAAGCTGTCAACTTAGGCGGAGATACCGATACTACTGCTGCTGTCACTGGTGGGTTAGCGGGAATTTATTACGGGGTGGAAAATATTCCCCAAAAATGGATGAACCAAATTGCCCGTAGACAAGACATTATCTACTTGGCAGAGCGTTTTACAAGGGCTGTCTATAGTTGA